In one window of Mesorhizobium sp. B2-1-1 DNA:
- a CDS encoding LacI family DNA-binding transcriptional regulator, with protein sequence MSIIARNKNSKPRLTVKDLARDLGMSVSTVSRAFHADAVIAKNTRDLVLNRAREIGYSPNPFARSLITKKTRIVGIVVADIKNPFYPEVLTRLTTALRAIDMNVMLVAADQSGDVDQALRLLLNYQPDLAIILAATLSSAAAQECRRAGTPVIFFNRLSADDHAFGISCDNILGGRSIADYLVDTGHRRLAYIAALPDASTNVARHRGFSERAVERGLAAPIVIEAGQFSYHAGYEAARKLRDLKEVPDGVFCANDILAIGFLDGVRRELALGVPDDISIVGFDDIEMAHWPSHGLTTVRQPIDQMLEATVSLAKELSTNSGREPIVQLIPPGAVIERATTRKRHHG encoded by the coding sequence ATGTCGATCATCGCCCGCAACAAGAACAGCAAGCCCCGCCTGACCGTGAAGGATCTGGCGCGCGATCTCGGCATGTCTGTTTCGACCGTATCCAGGGCCTTTCACGCCGATGCCGTGATCGCCAAGAATACGCGGGACCTGGTGCTGAACCGTGCGAGGGAGATCGGCTATTCGCCGAACCCTTTCGCGCGCAGCCTCATCACCAAGAAGACGCGTATCGTGGGTATTGTCGTCGCGGACATCAAGAACCCGTTCTATCCGGAAGTGCTGACGCGGCTGACCACCGCCCTTCGTGCCATCGACATGAACGTGATGCTCGTCGCCGCCGACCAGTCGGGAGACGTCGACCAGGCGCTACGCCTGCTGCTCAACTACCAGCCAGATCTTGCCATCATCCTGGCGGCCACCCTGTCTTCGGCGGCCGCGCAGGAATGCCGTAGGGCCGGCACTCCGGTGATCTTTTTCAACCGACTCTCGGCCGACGACCACGCGTTCGGCATTTCCTGCGACAATATACTCGGCGGCCGCAGCATCGCCGACTATCTCGTCGATACCGGCCACCGGCGCCTGGCCTACATCGCCGCCTTGCCCGATGCCTCCACCAATGTCGCACGCCACAGGGGCTTCAGCGAACGCGCCGTCGAGCGTGGCCTCGCCGCGCCGATAGTTATCGAGGCAGGCCAGTTCAGCTATCACGCCGGCTACGAAGCGGCGCGCAAGCTGCGTGACCTGAAAGAGGTTCCCGACGGTGTCTTCTGCGCCAACGACATTCTCGCCATTGGCTTTCTCGACGGCGTGCGGCGAGAGCTGGCGCTCGGCGTGCCGGACGACATTTCGATCGTCGGCTTCGACGATATCGAGATGGCCCACTGGCCTTCGCACGGGCTGACGACCGTCCGGCAGCCCATTGACCAGATGCTCGAGGCCACGGTCAGCCTGGCGAAGGAATTGAGCACGAATTCCGGCCGGGAGCCGATCGTTCAACTAATCCCGCCCGGCGCGGTGATCGAGCGCGCGACGACGCGAAAAAGGCACCATGGCTGA